A segment of the Caldisalinibacter kiritimatiensis genome:
ACTCGTTTCCATGTCTTCCATATACAAGCTCTAAGTCTTCTCCTTATCCATTCATCCAATCTCTTAAGTTTATTCTTCATATCTGCTAATTTGAAGTAATTAACCCA
Coding sequences within it:
- a CDS encoding group II intron maturase-specific domain-containing protein, with translation YERLKNKIRKVTNRNISMNFKHRLEKLKEIIVGWVNYFKLADMKNKLKRLDEWIRRRLRACIWKTWKRV